In bacterium, the genomic stretch TTCTAAGTTCATGGGATTTTATTTCTGAAAAGAATGTGAATTCTCACCTGTTTCCCCTGTGAGTAATTGAAGCCGGTGATGATATCCAGCGTTTCAATTCCGGGGGTACGAAAGACTTCTAATTGCGGCATCAGTCTGGCCTCGGTTACTACTAGAATGCCGGGGCCTGCTTCGGCGGCCCACTTAGGTAGATCTGGCCCCTCAAGCGGGGTTATAGGGCTGCGCCCCAGATAGAAATTAAGGCTCGGTTCTCCATAGCCACAGGTCGCTACAGGCGTCATGGGGGCACTGTTGAGTTGAATGATTTCCGCGATCAGGGGGGACAATTTCAACCGCTCGATAGCTGGAAGCAGGAACAGGCTGGCGGAAAGCAGGATCACCATCATGCCGCCCCCGAGAACGCTCGCTACATACTCATGACGGGCTTTTCGGTAATAATGACAGGCCACTCCAGTCATTGATAAAAACACAGCCCCCAATATCGTAGCGGGGACCCGAATGCTGTAAAGGGGCATTTTGGCCATGACCCAAGGGGCAAGCATCAAGCCTAACCCCAGGGTCGATCCAATGGTAACGAAAAGCCTCAGGCCGATTTTTGCGGTTAGAGAGTTGTTCCCGGCGCGCCGCATACGGATTGCATGAGTGAGCCCCAAGGCTGAGGCTATCGCTAACGCAGGCCAGGCAGGAAGAATGTAATGCGGGAGCTTTGTGGCTACCACACTCATCAGAATAATGATCGGTGCCGCCCAACAGAAGAGAATGCGGATACGATCCTTCCCCTGATCTGGCCATAAGGAGATTTTTGAGAAAACTCGCGGAAGATAAAGGATCCATGGGAAAAAGGTCAAAATCACAACGGGAACATAATAGAAATAAAATGCAAAAGATTTGCCGCCATGGCTTTCCATGGCCGTCAAGGATCGGCTAACGACATGTTTTCCAATGCCCATCCGCATAAACTCTCCATTCGTGGCCGCGTTTGCGGGCAGTCCCCAGGAAAGGAATAGGAGGGTGGAGGCAATAACGGCAAACACCAGCCAGCCCGCATAGCGCCAGGGTTTGAGGGCGCCATTGCGGGTGAAGATCATGATGGCAACCATCACGAATAACGGTACGACAAGCCCTACAGGGCCTTTGGTCAACAAGGCTCCGCTGAGTGATAGAATGAGTAGAAGGAGATGCCAGAGCCGGAAACCGTTCAACCAGGACAGCATAAATGCCGCAATGGCTCCTGTGATACAGGCAAGCAGCAGCGCGTCGGTCGTTGCCGCAGTTCCGCTAACTGTCATCAATGGGGTTAGCATCAGGATAAGTCCGGCCCAAAAGGCGATTTTCTGATCGAAGAGACGGCGAGCAAGCCAGAACGTCAGAAGCACCGTAATCAGCGTGGCAATGGGGGCCACCAGGCGGCAGGATAGCTCGGAGACCCCCAAGACCCGAACCGGGATGGACATGAGCCAATAGATAAGAATGGGTTTATCAGGGCGGAGTTGATTGTTAAAAGTGGGGAAGAGATAATTTCCTGATTCCACCATTTCTACAGTTGCCCTTGAGAAACGCGGTTCGTCTCGATCCCAGAGCGATGATGCCGAGGTTAAAGACAGGTAGATGGTAAAGACCAGAAAGACGAGGAGGAAAAACCCCCTGACCGGATTTCCCATTATCTTCCTTTTGCGATACCAAACCGGTATCAGCCGGGCGAAAACCAGAAAGGCCCCGAGGGGACCCCAGACCCGGAGGAAATCGAGTACAAAAGGGGTGGCGCGAGCCCAGGACAAGTTGACGAGAGAAAACAAAATAATGACACTCCCAATGATTACAAACCAACGGCGGCGTGGTTTCCACGGCCAGCGGCGGAGCACAGCCCCTGCGATGGCACTGGCGATGATTCCGCAAGCGACCCCCGCTAACACATCACTGGGATAATGCCGCCCATCATAAACCCGCCCTGTTGCGACTCCGGCGTTCAGTATGATGGCGATGGGGGCGCCCCAGGGGGAGGTTGTGACAAGTGGCATGCAAAACGCAGCAGCAGTCGCTGCGTCTCCGCTGGGGAAGGAGTGACTGTTTTTGTAACCCGGTCGCTCACGCCCAACACCCAGTTTAAAAGGCCAGATTAAAACCGACATGATCAGGAGGGCCAGGATGATATGTGCCGCCCGTTTTCTCAGACCGCATATCCCTAAACCAGCGACAATGACGAGAATCACATCCCCCTTCCCGAAAGGCCGACAAAGATTCAATGCTTCCTGGAAGATGTGAATCTTGCCGACGCTTCTGGAAAAGGCCCGGATGGAATCCGAGAGGCTGTAGTCAAACGGGTAAATGATGACTGCCGCGGCCAGAAAGAAAAGGGCTGCCAGTAGAGTCGGGGCGTAATGATGTTTTTTCGATAAGCACATGGGCACGGAGCTTAAGGCGGATGTTTTATTTTTGCTTATTCAACAATGAGGCTCCCCCCAGGTCCCCCAGTGAGGCTTTTGGGAGATCCGTCCACAGTGTACCCGGGCCTGAATGCAGGATGTTGATGCGTATATCCGAACGCAACGATCCCGCGAATTCCCATAGGCTGAAGGCGGTTGGGTCTCCGAATGCAACGGTTTTCATCTGTGAACCATGGGCACGCTGGCTTTCGACCACCTGCATGGAATCGGCTGCCGCTTTCCCCAAGGTGAGAACTTTGCTGGCCCTGAAACCCGCGGTTTCTTTGTCAATTTGGGACATCAGACGAAGGGTTTCCGCTTGAATCTCAGCCACCTGTTTATCCTGATCCGCCAAAATCTCCGCTTTCAGCTTCAAGGTTTCCTGGGCTACCTGGACACGTTTTTGATCGATCAACGACATTTCCGTATTCAGTTCGCCCTGCTTTTTGGCGGTATTCTGCCGTTCCTTATTCGTGAGATCCTGTTCGACCGCCACGCTGGCTTTTTGGATGGGATCCAGGATTTGCATGGGCACCTCCACATGTCGTATCAGGGCGTTATGAGTAATGATCTTTTTTTCGTTGAGAGTTTTGGACAACGCATCCGTCATGTCCGTTTGGAATTTTTCGCGACCTTCGCCGACGATGAAATCCTTTGCCCTGTATTCGGAACCTTTATTACGTGAAATAGATAGAATTTGCGGCATGATGATTTTGTCGATCACAGCAGGGAGATCCCCGTAACTGCGATACAACCATGCAATATTTTCAGGCAGGAGTTCGAATTCCACGGTCATGTCGAGGCTGATCAAAAAGCCGTCTCGTGACGGAAACGAAACATATTCATTGAGAACGTGAATACCCTCGGCGGATTGTTGCTGTTGAGGGGGGGGTGACTTTTTGGATGCGACCGGCATGGCGCGCTGAGCCATTTGCGATTCTGCCTGCTGGTAGTAATCACGTCGTTTGGCCGCCTGCTTCTCAAGCATTTTGTCCTGCAAGACATCCATGGCTGCATTTTGGGCTGAGATTTGCCCCTTGGTAATCACGGTACTACCTTCCTTACCCAAAAGAGAAACTTGATTGACGCCAATTTCCACAATATTGATTTGGAATTCTTTTGGATTAACGTAATACAGTCCTGGTTGAAGAATATCTGACCGTACTCCCTTTTCACCCGTGACGGCAAAAGCTCCCTCAGGGGCCTGCTTGCCGGAAAGCGAAGTGATGATACCGACGTATCCGATCGGGATCACAACGGCATCTTCAATTGTGATCTCATAACCATAGGGATTGAGGCGGTAGGTGCCGGGCCCGAGAACACGGCGCCAGATTCCTTTTTGGGTTTCATTCGCCAAAAATTCGCCCTGGGGCAATTCAGCGCCCACTTTGGCGGTCACAACACCGATTTTGCCTGGCAAAATTGTGGTAACAGGCAAAATAATCCGGTCAAACTCATAGGGATTCCGGAAATGGCGACCTTCGCCCAACACTTCCTCCTGAATTCCCATTTGACCTTGTTTTGCAAGAATTTCACCAGGAGGTAGGGCGTCTCCTGTCTTGGCCGTAATGACGGCCATTTGTTCAGGACCGACATAGAAACG encodes the following:
- a CDS encoding SPFH domain-containing protein, whose translation is MKSLTPMIAAAFGVVMFVVFVWEWGFCRFYVGPEQMAVITAKTGDALPPGEILAKQGQMGIQEEVLGEGRHFRNPYEFDRIILPVTTILPGKIGVVTAKVGAELPQGEFLANETQKGIWRRVLGPGTYRLNPYGYEITIEDAVVIPIGYVGIITSLSGKQAPEGAFAVTGEKGVRSDILQPGLYYVNPKEFQINIVEIGVNQVSLLGKEGSTVITKGQISAQNAAMDVLQDKMLEKQAAKRRDYYQQAESQMAQRAMPVASKKSPPPQQQQSAEGIHVLNEYVSFPSRDGFLISLDMTVEFELLPENIAWLYRSYGDLPAVIDKIIMPQILSISRNKGSEYRAKDFIVGEGREKFQTDMTDALSKTLNEKKIITHNALIRHVEVPMQILDPIQKASVAVEQDLTNKERQNTAKKQGELNTEMSLIDQKRVQVAQETLKLKAEILADQDKQVAEIQAETLRLMSQIDKETAGFRASKVLTLGKAAADSMQVVESQRAHGSQMKTVAFGDPTAFSLWEFAGSLRSDIRINILHSGPGTLWTDLPKASLGDLGGASLLNKQK
- a CDS encoding glycosyltransferase family 39 protein encodes the protein MCLSKKHHYAPTLLAALFFLAAAVIIYPFDYSLSDSIRAFSRSVGKIHIFQEALNLCRPFGKGDVILVIVAGLGICGLRKRAAHIILALLIMSVLIWPFKLGVGRERPGYKNSHSFPSGDAATAAAFCMPLVTTSPWGAPIAIILNAGVATGRVYDGRHYPSDVLAGVACGIIASAIAGAVLRRWPWKPRRRWFVIIGSVIILFSLVNLSWARATPFVLDFLRVWGPLGAFLVFARLIPVWYRKRKIMGNPVRGFFLLVFLVFTIYLSLTSASSLWDRDEPRFSRATVEMVESGNYLFPTFNNQLRPDKPILIYWLMSIPVRVLGVSELSCRLVAPIATLITVLLTFWLARRLFDQKIAFWAGLILMLTPLMTVSGTAATTDALLLACITGAIAAFMLSWLNGFRLWHLLLLILSLSGALLTKGPVGLVVPLFVMVAIMIFTRNGALKPWRYAGWLVFAVIASTLLFLSWGLPANAATNGEFMRMGIGKHVVSRSLTAMESHGGKSFAFYFYYVPVVILTFFPWILYLPRVFSKISLWPDQGKDRIRILFCWAAPIIILMSVVATKLPHYILPAWPALAIASALGLTHAIRMRRAGNNSLTAKIGLRLFVTIGSTLGLGLMLAPWVMAKMPLYSIRVPATILGAVFLSMTGVACHYYRKARHEYVASVLGGGMMVILLSASLFLLPAIERLKLSPLIAEIIQLNSAPMTPVATCGYGEPSLNFYLGRSPITPLEGPDLPKWAAEAGPGILVVTEARLMPQLEVFRTPGIETLDIITGFNYSQGKQVRIHILFRNKIP